One window of the Salvelinus alpinus chromosome 13, SLU_Salpinus.1, whole genome shotgun sequence genome contains the following:
- the epd gene encoding ependymin — MQAFAVAALSIWLCLGATTLAESHGPQHCTSPNMTGVLTVLALTGGEIKATGHYSYDSTDKKIRFTESEMHLNKTEHLEDYLMLFEEGVFYDIDMKNQSCKKMSLHSHAHALELPTGAAHQVELFLGSDTVQEENIKVNIWTGSVPETKGQYFLSTTVGECLPLSTFYSTDSMTLLFSNSEVVTEVKAPEVFNLPSFCEGVELEEAPEGQKNDFFSLFNSV, encoded by the exons ATGCAGGCCTTTGCTGTCGCTGCCCTCTCCATCTGGCTGTGTCTGGGTGCCACCACCCTGGCAGAGTCCCACGGCCCACAGCACTGCA CATCACCTAATATGACTGGGGTCCTGACTGTG CTGGCCCTTACAGGAGGTGAAATCAAGGCAACTGGACATTACAGCTACGACTCTACGGACAAGAAGATACGTTTCACTGAAAGTGAGATGCACCTCAACAAGACTGAACATCTGGAGGACTACCTGATGCTATTTGAAGAG GGGGTCTTCTATGACATTGACATGAAGAACCAGTCCTGTAAGAAGATGTCTCTGCACTCTCATGCTCACGCTCTTGAACTCCCCACTGGTGCAGCCCATCAGGTTGAGCTGTTTTTGGGGAGTGACACTGTTCAGGAGGAGAACATCAAAGTGAACATATGGACGGGATCCGTGCCAGAGACTAAGG GCCAGTATTTTTTGTCTACTACTGTGGGAGAATGTCTACCACTCAGCACTTTCTACTCAACTGATTCCATGACACTCCTCTTCAG CAATTCCGAAGTGGTCACTGAGGTGAAAGCCCCTGAAGTATTCAATCTGCCGTCTTTCTGTGAGGGTGTGGAGCTGGAGGAGGCTCCTGAGGGCCAGAAGAATGACTTCTTTAGTCTGTTCAACAGTGTCTAA